A single window of Selenomonas sputigena DNA harbors:
- the cbiB gene encoding adenosylcobinamide-phosphate synthase CbiB: MLTAVLAFFIDCILGDPRSRFHPVVLMGNLIAWLEHCFYRPEDTNEKKLLCGGMLALIVLVVCYEAAWCILRLLGLIPLPHVGMVLEALLLAFMISPKSLAAAGMEIRALLKAGDLPEARRKVGWIVGRDTEKLSVPEVSRAAIETVAENTVDGVLAPLFFYLIGGLPFAVLYRAANTMDSMLGYKNAKYLYFGRVAARLDDVLNYIPARIAGVLFVLAAFFLGFDGRGAWRMLHRDAAKHPSPNGGHAEAPTAGALGIRLGGNNYYFGEPHFRAYMGEARREIEADDIQKTVRLMYTVTILFLLLTYGGFLLWQQRGMLF, encoded by the coding sequence ATGCTGACGGCTGTCCTTGCGTTCTTCATCGACTGCATTCTCGGCGATCCGCGTTCGCGCTTCCATCCCGTCGTATTGATGGGAAATCTTATCGCTTGGCTGGAGCATTGCTTTTATCGTCCCGAAGATACGAATGAGAAGAAACTGCTCTGCGGCGGCATGCTCGCCCTCATCGTGCTCGTCGTTTGTTACGAGGCTGCATGGTGCATCCTGCGGCTTTTGGGGCTTATCCCCTTGCCGCATGTGGGCATGGTGCTGGAAGCGTTGCTGCTCGCCTTCATGATCTCGCCGAAGAGCCTTGCGGCGGCAGGCATGGAGATACGCGCCCTCCTGAAGGCGGGCGATCTGCCGGAAGCGCGCAGAAAAGTCGGCTGGATCGTGGGGCGTGACACGGAAAAGCTCAGCGTGCCGGAAGTGTCGCGCGCCGCGATCGAGACCGTGGCGGAAAACACGGTTGACGGCGTTCTTGCACCGCTCTTTTTCTATCTGATCGGCGGGCTGCCGTTCGCTGTGCTCTATCGCGCGGCGAATACTATGGATTCGATGCTCGGCTACAAGAACGCGAAGTATTTGTACTTTGGCAGGGTGGCGGCGCGTCTCGACGATGTGCTCAATTACATTCCCGCGCGCATTGCGGGTGTTCTTTTCGTGCTCGCGGCCTTTTTCCTGGGCTTCGACGGGCGCGGCGCTTGGCGCATGCTGCATCGCGATGCGGCGAAGCACCCAAGCCCGAACGGGGGGCACGCCGAAGCGCCTACGGCGGGTGCACTCGGCATACGCTTGGGTGGCAACAACTACTACTTCGGCGAGCCGCATTTTCGCGCCTATATGGGAGAGGCGCGGCGTGAAATTGAAGCCGATGACATACAGAAGACCGTGCGCCTCATGTATACGGTCACGATTCTTTTTCTGCTCTTGACGTATGGCGGGTTCCTTCTTTGGCAGCAGAGGGGGATGCTTTTTTAG
- the cbiE gene encoding precorrin-6y C5,15-methyltransferase (decarboxylating) subunit CbiE, whose protein sequence is MEHRIVVAGIGPGNPDFVLPAARAAIEGAEVLVGGSRALADFARQGQETMTIRGDIDAVLSFIREKIQKTHVVVMVSGDPGYYSLLDALRREFPPQALVVIPGVSSLQMAFARLALPWHEARLASFHGRVPQAKEIAYKEGALLGLLTDRSNNSRTIAQRLMELGWPSSAELHICSRLSYEDEEIIHTTLAEAASAAEISHGVLVVKA, encoded by the coding sequence TTGGAACATAGAATCGTAGTGGCAGGCATCGGACCGGGAAATCCAGATTTTGTCCTGCCGGCGGCACGCGCTGCCATCGAGGGCGCGGAGGTGCTCGTCGGCGGCAGCCGCGCCCTGGCGGATTTCGCCAGGCAAGGGCAGGAGACGATGACGATTCGCGGCGATATAGACGCCGTCCTTTCGTTCATTCGGGAGAAGATTCAAAAGACGCACGTCGTCGTCATGGTTTCAGGCGATCCCGGCTATTATTCGCTGCTCGATGCTCTGCGGCGTGAGTTCCCGCCACAGGCGCTCGTTGTCATCCCCGGCGTAAGTTCCCTGCAGATGGCATTTGCGCGCCTTGCTCTGCCTTGGCATGAGGCGAGACTTGCGTCCTTCCACGGACGCGTGCCGCAGGCGAAAGAGATTGCTTACAAGGAGGGCGCCCTGCTCGGGCTTTTGACAGATCGATCGAACAATTCGCGCACGATTGCACAGCGCCTTATGGAGCTTGGCTGGCCGTCTTCTGCAGAGCTTCATATATGCTCACGGCTGTCTTATGAAGATGAGGAAATCATTCATACGACACTTGCTGAGGCGGCGTCTGCAGCGGAAATCTCTCATGGTGTTTTGGTGGTGAAGGCATGA
- a CDS encoding precorrin-8X methylmutase: MDFIKQPMEIENRSMEIIAPYLAEYKLSEAEIKVYSRMIHASGDVDYAKVIRVHPQAIEAMQQALKKGAHIYTDVEMVRTGINKKKLASFGGEVHCLVADEKIAAEAKAQGITRSMAAMRSFGKALDGAIIAIGNAPTALFEVLRMVEEEGIRPAAIVGIPVGFVGAADSKELLAKNEKVPYITVEGTKGGSPIAASVVNAVMYLIDNTR; this comes from the coding sequence ATGGATTTTATCAAACAGCCGATGGAAATCGAGAACCGCAGCATGGAGATCATCGCACCGTATCTGGCCGAGTATAAACTTTCCGAAGCGGAAATCAAGGTGTATTCGCGCATGATTCATGCGTCGGGCGATGTCGACTATGCGAAGGTGATCCGCGTTCATCCGCAGGCAATCGAGGCGATGCAGCAGGCGCTCAAGAAAGGGGCGCACATCTATACGGACGTCGAGATGGTGCGCACGGGCATCAATAAGAAGAAACTGGCATCCTTCGGCGGTGAGGTGCATTGCCTCGTAGCAGATGAGAAGATTGCCGCCGAAGCAAAGGCGCAGGGCATCACGCGCTCAATGGCTGCCATGCGTTCCTTCGGCAAGGCTCTCGATGGTGCGATCATCGCCATCGGCAACGCGCCGACGGCGCTCTTCGAGGTATTGCGCATGGTCGAGGAGGAAGGCATACGTCCGGCGGCCATCGTCGGCATCCCCGTCGGTTTCGTCGGGGCGGCGGATTCCAAGGAACTTTTGGCGAAGAACGAAAAAGTGCCGTACATCACGGTGGAAGGCACGAAGGGCGGCAGCCCGATCGCGGCGTCCGTCGTCAATGCTGTCATGTATCTCATAGACAATACGCGCTGA
- a CDS encoding cobyrinate a,c-diamide synthase: protein MEEKIPRIVIAATQSGSGKTTLVTGILAALRAQGLRVQSYKVGPDYIDPGYHALASGLPAHNLDTWLMPAERLKEIFARTAKGADLAVIEGVMGLYDGGRKGVSSTAEIAKLLDAPVLLVLDAKSMGASAAAIALGFRSYDREVNLAGVLLNRLGSDTHEAMIREAMAKIDMPVLGAMRRDESLKMPERHLGLLPAEENEERDVVKKMGEAAAHSVDLAALRRIAEAAAPLASTEELLFSARENAERQPSKVRLAVAHDEAFSFYYPESLDVLESFGAELVFFSPLHDTALPEAAGVLLGGGFPEMFAEELTTNVSMRRSLAEAAAAGVPIYAECGGYMYLMEKLVDFEGKEHAMTGIVPAVVQMNRKLQMVGYVEAELCSDTVLGPRGRKLHGHEFHFSTELPGEKADAARAFIFTRMRNGAHYAAGYAKGAVLGSYLHLHFAGCPEAAEAFVEACRASRERRKMHG from the coding sequence ATGGAAGAGAAGATACCGCGCATTGTCATCGCCGCGACGCAGAGCGGCTCGGGCAAGACGACGCTCGTGACGGGCATCCTCGCCGCACTGCGTGCGCAGGGGCTGCGCGTGCAGTCGTACAAGGTAGGCCCTGACTACATCGACCCCGGCTATCACGCGCTTGCGAGTGGGCTGCCCGCGCACAATCTCGACACATGGCTTATGCCGGCTGAACGTCTCAAGGAGATTTTTGCACGCACGGCCAAAGGTGCGGATCTTGCCGTTATCGAAGGCGTCATGGGGCTTTATGACGGCGGCAGGAAGGGCGTGAGTTCCACGGCAGAAATCGCCAAATTGCTCGACGCGCCCGTGCTGCTCGTTCTCGATGCGAAGTCGATGGGCGCATCGGCAGCGGCGATCGCGCTTGGTTTCCGCAGTTATGATCGTGAGGTCAACCTCGCGGGCGTTCTCTTGAACCGTCTGGGCTCGGATACGCATGAGGCGATGATACGCGAGGCGATGGCGAAGATTGACATGCCTGTCTTAGGGGCTATGCGACGCGACGAATCGCTGAAGATGCCGGAGCGTCACTTAGGCCTTCTGCCTGCCGAGGAGAACGAAGAGCGCGATGTTGTAAAGAAGATGGGCGAGGCGGCGGCGCATTCGGTCGATCTTGCGGCGCTCAGAAGGATTGCAGAAGCGGCCGCGCCATTGGCCTCGACGGAGGAGTTGCTTTTTTCTGCAAGGGAAAATGCAGAGCGACAGCCGTCCAAGGTGCGCCTTGCCGTCGCGCACGATGAGGCCTTTTCCTTTTATTATCCCGAGAGTCTTGATGTGTTGGAATCCTTTGGCGCGGAACTCGTCTTTTTCAGCCCGCTGCATGATACGGCTCTGCCTGAGGCGGCGGGCGTTCTCCTAGGCGGGGGCTTTCCTGAGATGTTTGCCGAGGAACTGACGACGAATGTGTCGATGCGCCGTTCTCTCGCTGAGGCGGCGGCAGCAGGTGTGCCCATTTATGCCGAATGCGGCGGCTATATGTACTTGATGGAAAAACTCGTGGACTTCGAGGGAAAAGAACATGCGATGACGGGAATCGTTCCTGCTGTCGTGCAGATGAACCGCAAACTGCAGATGGTCGGCTACGTTGAGGCGGAGCTTTGCAGCGATACGGTTCTCGGACCGCGAGGCAGGAAACTGCACGGTCACGAGTTTCATTTCTCGACGGAATTGCCGGGGGAAAAAGCGGATGCGGCGAGGGCCTTTATTTTTACGCGCATGAGGAACGGCGCGCACTATGCGGCAGGCTATGCCAAGGGGGCGGTTCTCGGCTCTTATCTGCACCTGCACTTTGCAGGCTGCCCTGAGGCGGCTGAGGCTTTCGTTGAGGCTTGCCGAGCGAGCAGGGAGAGGAGGAAGATGCATGGGTAA
- the cobK gene encoding precorrin-6A reductase — translation MIFVAAGTQDGRELAGFLLEKGQSVTASVVSRYGEELLSRYPGIVINDRPLDEAALAEYCRAHGVTVFVDASHPYAANISENAMRACRACGIPYIRYERQSAPLDYEKAHYVADYEEAAEVAADLGRNIFLTTGSHNLKAFTEAPALKKCVLTARVLPAPEVIEECTALGFRPSHIVALQGPFSEALNEELYKKYEADVVVTKNGGTVGGADTKFAAAMNLGLPLVIVERPRIAYDNMAQTFEEVLAFVHKAEK, via the coding sequence ATGATTTTCGTGGCAGCAGGCACGCAGGACGGCAGGGAGCTTGCAGGTTTTTTGCTCGAAAAGGGGCAGAGTGTCACGGCATCGGTCGTGAGCCGCTACGGTGAGGAGCTTTTGTCGCGCTATCCGGGCATCGTCATCAACGATCGTCCGCTCGATGAAGCAGCACTGGCGGAGTATTGCCGTGCGCATGGCGTCACTGTCTTCGTCGATGCAAGCCATCCTTATGCGGCGAATATCTCCGAAAATGCCATGCGCGCCTGCCGCGCGTGCGGCATCCCGTATATCCGCTATGAGAGACAGAGTGCGCCGCTCGATTATGAAAAGGCGCATTACGTCGCAGACTACGAGGAAGCGGCGGAAGTTGCGGCGGATTTGGGACGGAACATCTTTCTTACGACGGGCAGTCACAACCTCAAGGCGTTTACAGAAGCGCCCGCACTGAAAAAATGTGTGCTGACGGCACGCGTCCTGCCCGCCCCCGAAGTCATCGAGGAATGTACGGCGCTCGGCTTTCGCCCGAGCCATATCGTCGCCTTGCAGGGACCATTTTCCGAAGCGCTCAACGAGGAGCTTTACAAGAAGTATGAGGCGGATGTCGTCGTCACGAAGAACGGCGGCACGGTCGGCGGCGCCGATACGAAATTTGCGGCGGCAATGAATCTCGGCCTGCCGCTCGTCATCGTCGAACGGCCGCGCATCGCCTACGACAATATGGCGCAGACTTTTGAAGAGGTCTTGGCGTTTGTTCATAAAGCAGAGAAGTGA
- the cobJ gene encoding precorrin-3B C(17)-methyltransferase, translating to MGKITVVGIGPGSLEDMTPRAKRAIEEAAVVAGYTTYIKLIKDLIGEREVIGTGMMQEIDRCRMAVETAAKGRDTVVVSSGDSGVYGMAGLVLELLLQREASDRPEFGGVIAGISAVNAAASILGAPLMHDFAVISLSDLLTPWELIKKRAKAAAEADFVVALYNPKSKKRVQNIEEIREIFLACRAADTPVGIVNHAAREAESKTISTLENFTKETIDMFSLVIIGNSRTYVKEGYMITPRGYEV from the coding sequence ATGGGAAAAATAACAGTGGTGGGCATCGGTCCCGGAAGTTTGGAGGATATGACGCCGCGTGCGAAGCGGGCGATTGAGGAAGCGGCAGTCGTCGCAGGATATACGACGTACATCAAGCTCATCAAAGACCTCATCGGTGAGCGCGAGGTCATCGGCACAGGCATGATGCAGGAGATCGACCGCTGCCGCATGGCGGTGGAAACGGCGGCGAAGGGAAGAGATACCGTCGTCGTTTCGAGCGGCGATTCCGGCGTCTACGGCATGGCGGGACTCGTCTTGGAACTTCTCTTGCAGCGCGAAGCGAGCGATCGCCCCGAGTTCGGCGGCGTCATCGCCGGCATCTCGGCGGTCAATGCGGCGGCTTCGATCTTGGGCGCACCGCTCATGCATGACTTTGCCGTCATCAGTCTCAGCGATCTCCTGACGCCGTGGGAACTCATCAAGAAGCGTGCCAAGGCGGCGGCAGAAGCTGATTTCGTTGTCGCGCTCTACAATCCCAAGAGCAAGAAGCGCGTGCAGAACATCGAGGAGATCCGCGAGATATTCCTTGCCTGCCGTGCGGCAGATACGCCTGTCGGCATTGTGAACCATGCGGCGCGTGAAGCGGAGAGCAAGACGATTTCGACGCTTGAGAACTTCACGAAGGAAACGATCGACATGTTCTCGCTCGTCATCATCGGCAACAGCCGCACCTATGTGAAGGAAGGCTACATGATCACGCCGCGGGGCTACGAAGTATGA
- the cbiT gene encoding precorrin-6Y C5,15-methyltransferase (decarboxylating) subunit CbiT — protein MKHFLGIEDEEFIRGKVPMTKKEIRILTLAGAKIGKNDIVCDIGAGTGSLSIEAALLAKAGHVYAVERKKEAIELIRQNAAKFGIENITIIESEAPAGLEQLPERLDAAIIGGTGSHLEEILEFLDKRLKPGGFIVINCITVQTLASSLAYMRKKSGYLYDTVQVQVNRLKKVGPYDMAEAINPVYIISCHKANV, from the coding sequence ATGAAACATTTTTTAGGCATCGAAGACGAAGAATTCATCCGCGGCAAAGTGCCGATGACGAAGAAGGAGATCCGCATCCTGACACTGGCGGGGGCGAAGATCGGAAAAAATGATATCGTTTGTGATATCGGCGCCGGCACGGGGTCGCTTTCCATCGAGGCGGCGCTTCTGGCGAAGGCGGGTCATGTCTACGCCGTGGAGCGCAAAAAAGAAGCGATCGAACTCATCCGTCAGAATGCGGCGAAATTTGGCATCGAGAACATCACGATCATCGAGAGCGAGGCGCCGGCGGGACTGGAGCAGCTGCCCGAACGGCTTGATGCGGCAATCATCGGCGGCACGGGAAGCCATCTGGAAGAGATCCTTGAATTTCTCGACAAACGATTGAAACCCGGCGGCTTCATCGTCATCAACTGCATCACGGTACAGACGCTCGCGAGTTCACTCGCCTACATGCGAAAGAAGAGCGGCTATCTCTATGATACCGTCCAGGTGCAGGTCAATCGCTTGAAGAAGGTCGGTCCTTACGATATGGCGGAGGCGATCAACCCCGTCTACATCATTTCCTGCCATAAGGCAAACGTGTAA
- a CDS encoding adenosylcobinamide-GDP ribazoletransferase, with the protein MRAFFIGLQFLTRISIVEQKDWCEKDFADSVRYFPLIGLVLGILYAAFAALLLSFLPQNGILLPHHVVASILLILPILLTGGLHCDGFMDTMDGLFSGRSRERMLEIMKDSRVGANGVFAFVLLMIFDWSILLDLLQSAWLFPALFAMPIVSRLMMVVAISAFPYARPVGMGKAFKDGGTKSVLYGAFFYTLILVFFPGVAACFFGIIPLDAAGLSSWVLSMTAVIFAALLFTIFFASYATRHLGGLTGDVYGAITTLTETLVLLSFLVFSSVSC; encoded by the coding sequence TTGCGTGCGTTTTTCATCGGTCTGCAGTTTCTCACGCGCATTTCGATCGTGGAGCAAAAGGATTGGTGTGAGAAGGATTTTGCCGACAGCGTGCGTTATTTTCCGCTGATCGGCTTGGTGCTCGGCATCCTTTATGCGGCCTTTGCCGCACTGCTGTTGAGTTTTTTGCCGCAAAACGGCATTCTTTTGCCGCATCATGTCGTTGCGTCAATCTTGCTGATACTGCCGATTCTCCTGACGGGCGGGCTTCATTGCGACGGCTTCATGGACACGATGGACGGACTGTTTTCGGGACGCTCTCGCGAGCGCATGTTGGAAATCATGAAGGACAGCCGCGTGGGGGCGAACGGTGTTTTTGCCTTCGTCCTGTTGATGATTTTCGACTGGTCGATCCTGCTTGACCTGCTGCAAAGCGCATGGCTTTTTCCAGCTCTGTTCGCCATGCCCATTGTTTCACGTCTGATGATGGTCGTCGCCATTTCCGCCTTTCCCTATGCACGTCCTGTGGGTATGGGCAAGGCATTCAAAGATGGCGGCACGAAGTCCGTCCTTTACGGAGCTTTTTTTTATACGCTTATCCTCGTGTTTTTTCCAGGTGTCGCAGCATGTTTTTTCGGCATCATTCCTTTGGACGCTGCGGGACTGTCCTCGTGGGTTCTTTCCATGACGGCGGTCATATTTGCTGCGCTTCTCTTTACGATTTTTTTTGCAAGCTATGCGACGCGTCATCTCGGCGGCTTGACCGGAGATGTCTATGGCGCGATTACGACATTGACGGAAACGCTTGTGCTTTTGAGCTTTTTGGTGTTT
- the cobM gene encoding precorrin-4 C(11)-methyltransferase, whose product MQVYIVGAGAGDPELITVKGQKLLQKADVIIYAGSLVNPALLGFAKEGAEIHDSASMTLPEVIETIEKAVAKDLMVVRLHTGDPSIYGAIQEQMDALKKKDIDFEVVPGVSSFLATAAALKQEYTLPGISQTVIITRNEGRTPVPEREKLRSLAAHQATMCIFLSITMLADVVKELIEGGYAPDTPIAIVQRASWPEQKIVRATLETIVAEIADKGIDRTAMIVVSRCLGADYELSRLYAPEFSHMFREASK is encoded by the coding sequence ATGCAGGTATACATTGTCGGCGCGGGCGCAGGCGATCCCGAGCTCATCACGGTCAAAGGGCAGAAGCTGCTGCAAAAAGCCGATGTCATCATCTATGCGGGTTCGCTCGTCAATCCCGCCCTTTTGGGCTTTGCCAAGGAGGGAGCGGAGATTCACGATTCCGCCTCTATGACGCTCCCCGAGGTCATTGAGACGATAGAGAAAGCCGTGGCGAAAGATCTCATGGTCGTGCGCCTTCATACGGGCGATCCGAGCATCTACGGCGCAATTCAGGAACAGATGGACGCACTCAAGAAGAAGGATATTGATTTCGAGGTCGTGCCGGGCGTCAGCTCCTTCCTCGCGACGGCTGCCGCTTTGAAGCAGGAGTATACGCTTCCCGGCATCTCGCAGACGGTCATCATCACGCGCAACGAGGGGCGTACGCCCGTGCCCGAGCGGGAGAAGCTGCGCTCGCTTGCCGCACATCAGGCGACGATGTGCATCTTCCTCAGCATCACGATGCTCGCGGATGTCGTGAAGGAGCTTATCGAGGGCGGCTACGCGCCTGATACGCCGATCGCCATCGTGCAGCGCGCCTCGTGGCCCGAGCAGAAGATCGTGCGCGCGACATTGGAAACCATCGTGGCGGAAATTGCCGACAAGGGCATCGACCGCACGGCGATGATCGTCGTCAGCCGCTGCCTCGGCGCGGACTATGAGCTTTCGCGCCTCTACGCGCCGGAGTTCAGCCACATGTTCCGCGAAGCAAGCAAATGA
- the cobU gene encoding bifunctional adenosylcobinamide kinase/adenosylcobinamide-phosphate guanylyltransferase, producing the protein MGKIVLVTGGARSGKSRFAEQYAARFGKKVAYIATAGVYDEEMAFRVKLHRERRPRDWHTWEAPENAHLAIEEAGRAHDMILFDCLTLYISNLLCALENVRDSAANYELIREKISLLLEAAKEQDGTTIFVTNEVGAGIVPENHLAREYRDITGIANQLTARAADEVYVVSCGIAVDFKKLAVSW; encoded by the coding sequence ATGGGTAAGATCGTCCTCGTCACGGGCGGTGCACGAAGCGGCAAGAGCCGTTTTGCCGAGCAGTACGCGGCGCGTTTCGGAAAGAAGGTTGCCTACATTGCGACGGCGGGCGTCTATGACGAGGAGATGGCATTTCGCGTCAAACTGCACCGTGAGCGGCGCCCTAGGGACTGGCATACATGGGAAGCGCCCGAGAACGCGCATCTTGCCATTGAGGAGGCAGGAAGGGCGCACGATATGATCCTCTTCGACTGCCTGACGCTCTACATCAGCAATCTGCTGTGCGCTTTGGAGAATGTCCGCGACTCTGCGGCAAATTATGAACTTATACGTGAGAAAATCAGTCTCCTGCTCGAAGCTGCAAAGGAGCAGGACGGTACGACGATTTTCGTGACGAACGAGGTCGGCGCGGGCATCGTGCCGGAAAATCATCTTGCACGCGAGTATCGCGACATCACAGGCATTGCCAACCAGCTGACGGCGCGTGCCGCAGATGAGGTGTACGTCGTTTCCTGCGGCATTGCCGTCGATTTCAAGAAATTGGCAGTGTCGTGGTAA
- a CDS encoding cobyric acid synthase: MANYIMMMGTSSHVGKSILTTALCRIFRQEGRRVVPFKAQNMALNSYVTKDGLEMGRAQVAQAEAAGLEPFVDMNPVLLKPTGNSCSQVVLMGKPVGNMTAKEYHQGYSLKAFLVVKEALARLDAEYETVVIEGAGSPAEVNLKANDIVNMRVAKYLNAPVLLIADVDRGGALASLVGTLELLEEDERALVKGLVVNKFRGDISLFTPAVEFLEKKTGKPVLGVIPHIEEMGIDDEDSVSLEDKAERAEEKDLNLAVIRTPKISNFTDFDSLESEPDVALRYVHEAAALGTPDLILLPGSKNTSEDMRWLEKTGLASKIREAHEKGTAVIGICGGYQMLGKRILDPHHTESSFDSTDGLGLLGLQTTFHENKLTSQVVASARDFPFLGKRISVDDIKGYEIHMGTTEFLCDRDSHPLCVKERRGEVCDAAEGTVNEEENIFGTYIHGFFDHDGLRRAILNALREKKGLPALAVTRNRYREKEESYDRLAAVVRAHLDMDKLREIMGEKVGC, encoded by the coding sequence TTGGCGAACTACATCATGATGATGGGGACAAGCTCGCATGTTGGAAAGAGCATCCTGACGACGGCGCTCTGCCGCATCTTTCGGCAGGAGGGGCGGCGCGTCGTCCCCTTCAAAGCGCAGAACATGGCGCTCAATTCCTACGTCACGAAAGATGGCTTGGAGATGGGGCGTGCGCAGGTCGCCCAGGCGGAAGCTGCGGGACTTGAGCCGTTCGTCGACATGAATCCCGTCTTGCTGAAGCCGACAGGAAACTCCTGCTCGCAGGTCGTGCTCATGGGAAAGCCTGTCGGCAATATGACAGCGAAGGAGTACCACCAAGGCTATTCGCTCAAAGCGTTTTTGGTGGTCAAAGAAGCATTGGCGCGTCTCGATGCGGAGTACGAAACCGTCGTCATCGAGGGCGCGGGAAGCCCTGCCGAGGTCAATCTCAAGGCGAACGACATCGTCAACATGCGCGTGGCGAAGTATCTGAATGCGCCCGTTCTGCTCATTGCCGATGTCGATCGCGGCGGTGCGCTCGCTTCGCTCGTCGGCACTTTGGAGCTTTTGGAAGAGGATGAAAGAGCGCTCGTCAAGGGGCTTGTCGTCAACAAGTTTCGCGGCGACATCTCGCTCTTTACGCCTGCTGTCGAATTTTTGGAGAAAAAGACGGGCAAGCCTGTGCTCGGCGTCATCCCGCATATCGAGGAAATGGGCATTGACGACGAAGATTCCGTATCCTTGGAGGATAAGGCAGAAAGGGCGGAAGAGAAGGACCTCAACCTTGCTGTCATCCGTACGCCGAAGATTTCCAACTTCACGGATTTTGACAGTTTGGAAAGCGAGCCGGACGTGGCGCTACGCTATGTGCATGAAGCGGCGGCTCTCGGTACGCCCGACTTGATTCTGTTGCCGGGCAGCAAGAATACGTCGGAGGACATGCGTTGGCTCGAAAAAACGGGACTTGCCTCGAAGATTCGCGAGGCGCACGAAAAGGGAACGGCCGTCATCGGTATATGCGGCGGCTACCAGATGCTTGGCAAGCGCATATTGGATCCGCACCATACGGAATCTTCTTTTGACAGTACGGATGGGCTGGGGCTTCTTGGTCTGCAGACGACATTTCATGAAAACAAGTTGACTTCGCAGGTCGTAGCTTCGGCTAGGGATTTTCCGTTTCTTGGCAAGCGGATTTCTGTCGATGATATCAAGGGCTATGAAATTCATATGGGAACGACGGAGTTCCTGTGCGATAGGGACAGTCATCCGCTCTGCGTGAAAGAGAGACGCGGCGAAGTTTGTGACGCTGCGGAAGGTACGGTAAATGAAGAAGAAAACATCTTTGGTACATACATCCATGGATTTTTCGATCACGATGGACTGCGCCGTGCGATTCTCAATGCCTTGCGCGAAAAGAAAGGGCTTCCTGCGCTCGCTGTGACGCGCAATCGCTACCGCGAGAAGGAGGAGAGCTATGACCGCCTTGCTGCCGTCGTGCGTGCGCATCTCGATATGGATAAGCTGCGCGAAATCATGGGGGAGAAGGTCGGATGCTGA
- a CDS encoding cobalt-precorrin 5A hydrolase, with amino-acid sequence MRCAVFTATPRGTKTALRVRASLDASVDIFVKAGQEMPAEVRVYKRLAPQVEAAFRQYDALVFIMATGIAVRMIAGSLKSKLEDPAVLVLDEEAQHVISLLSGHIGGANELTRELAASLGADPVITTATDVQKKLAVDVAAARLALRPSPKEQIKRFNSAVLDDESIRYVIDENLARASFYKKRLDDMGLTALFGRELPPKEGLTAFITADESVRREDVICLVPRRLVAGIGCRRGTEMSEIRVALEVTLTKIGRSIADVSLLASTEAKADEAGLLALSAKLKRDIRFHSNEKMQETIDAYGLSESPFVKKNIGIGNVAEAAALASVPAGRLALAKTRFEKVTVALVWEK; translated from the coding sequence ATGAGATGCGCGGTTTTTACGGCGACGCCGCGCGGCACGAAGACGGCTCTTCGCGTTCGCGCATCACTCGATGCGAGCGTCGACATCTTCGTCAAGGCAGGGCAGGAAATGCCGGCGGAAGTACGCGTTTATAAGCGCCTCGCGCCGCAGGTTGAGGCGGCGTTTCGTCAGTATGATGCGCTTGTTTTCATCATGGCGACGGGAATTGCCGTGCGCATGATTGCGGGTTCTTTGAAGAGCAAGCTGGAAGATCCGGCCGTCCTCGTGCTCGATGAGGAGGCGCAGCATGTCATCAGTCTGCTTTCGGGTCACATTGGCGGCGCGAATGAACTGACGCGCGAGCTTGCGGCGTCGCTCGGCGCAGATCCCGTCATCACGACGGCAACGGACGTGCAGAAGAAGCTTGCCGTCGATGTCGCCGCCGCGCGCCTTGCGCTGCGCCCCTCGCCGAAGGAGCAGATCAAGCGATTCAACAGCGCCGTGCTTGACGATGAGTCGATTCGCTATGTAATTGATGAGAATCTCGCGCGTGCGAGCTTTTACAAGAAGCGGCTTGACGATATGGGGTTGACGGCGCTGTTCGGACGGGAACTTCCGCCGAAGGAAGGCTTGACGGCCTTCATCACGGCGGATGAAAGTGTGCGGCGAGAAGATGTGATCTGCCTCGTGCCGCGCCGTCTCGTTGCCGGCATCGGCTGCAGACGCGGCACGGAGATGTCGGAGATACGGGTGGCATTGGAAGTGACCCTCACGAAGATCGGGCGCAGCATCGCAGATGTATCGCTTCTCGCGAGTACAGAGGCGAAGGCGGACGAGGCTGGGCTTCTTGCTTTGAGCGCGAAACTCAAGCGTGATATTCGCTTCCATTCCAACGAAAAGATGCAGGAGACAATCGACGCCTATGGGCTTTCTGAGTCTCCTTTTGTCAAGAAAAATATCGGCATCGGCAACGTCGCGGAAGCTGCAGCGCTCGCGAGCGTCCCCGCAGGACGGCTTGCCCTTGCCAAGACGAGATTTGAGAAAGTGACGGTGGCACTTGTATGGGAAAAATAA